A window of Pedobacter lusitanus contains these coding sequences:
- a CDS encoding OsmC family protein, whose protein sequence is MKRNATAVWNGTIKEGKGHLTTDSTVLNQTQYSFNSRFADGVGTNPEELMAAAHAGCFTMKLSLDLTEAGFNPTSLETKATVSLDNGVITSSNLVLKASIPGITETQFQEIAAGAKENCPVSKAYNVAISLEANLV, encoded by the coding sequence ATGAAACGTAATGCAACAGCCGTTTGGAATGGCACAATCAAAGAAGGTAAAGGTCATTTAACCACTGACAGTACTGTTCTGAACCAGACTCAATATTCATTTAACAGCCGTTTTGCGGATGGGGTAGGGACTAATCCCGAAGAGCTGATGGCTGCTGCGCATGCAGGATGTTTTACCATGAAGCTAAGTCTTGACCTGACAGAAGCCGGCTTTAATCCGACTTCACTGGAAACAAAAGCAACGGTATCACTGGATAATGGGGTAATTACAAGTTCTAACCTGGTTCTTAAAGCCAGCATTCCTGGTATTACTGAAACCCAGTTTCAGGAGATTGCTGCCGGAGCAAAAGAAAACTGTCCGGTAAGTAAAGCTTATAATGTAGCTATTTCTCTGGAAGCGAACCTGGTTTAG
- a CDS encoding MFS transporter, whose protein sequence is MIKKIYTSYKESFSGLSTETWLLSIVMLINRSSSMAVPFMSLYMTQYLHRPPSDAGLIITLFGLGSIMGATAGGKLTDVIGFRAVQIISSITGGVFFILYSTITHFHALCMLTVVISFFSEAFRPANFAAIATYAKEGTQTRSYSLNRLATNMGFAVGSAIGGIVASFSYPLLFVVDGSVSALSGLAILLLLPATAKGARKAVAEKIKGMQVRKPWEDILFVKFLLLTTMLTTCFYLMFRVVPLFYKEVWHINEFKIGLILGMNGLIIALFEMVMISRIENKRSPIHYIVKGVLFIGGAYIVLLLPGITPVTVAVLSVLLFTIGEMFALPFINTFVMSRTNEFNRGQYAAGYTLSWSVSQVIGPSAGFYLAEKYGYNWLWIMLILLLVFCASGFKLLKHKME, encoded by the coding sequence ATGATTAAAAAAATATATACAAGTTATAAAGAGTCTTTTTCCGGATTAAGTACAGAAACATGGTTATTAAGTATAGTTATGCTGATCAACAGAAGCAGCAGCATGGCAGTACCATTTATGAGTTTATACATGACGCAATATCTGCACAGACCACCCTCTGATGCCGGATTGATCATTACACTGTTTGGGCTGGGTTCTATTATGGGCGCAACTGCCGGAGGGAAACTAACGGATGTAATTGGCTTCAGGGCCGTACAAATTATTTCTTCCATTACCGGAGGAGTTTTTTTTATCCTTTATTCTACCATCACTCATTTTCATGCATTGTGTATGCTGACTGTAGTGATTAGTTTTTTCTCTGAGGCATTCAGGCCAGCCAACTTTGCTGCAATAGCAACCTACGCGAAAGAAGGAACGCAAACACGTTCTTATTCTCTGAATCGTCTGGCTACCAATATGGGTTTTGCAGTGGGCAGTGCCATTGGTGGAATCGTGGCTTCTTTCAGTTATCCTTTGCTTTTTGTGGTAGACGGATCGGTCAGTGCCTTATCAGGACTGGCTATACTATTGCTTTTACCGGCAACTGCTAAAGGGGCACGGAAAGCGGTTGCAGAAAAGATTAAGGGAATGCAGGTGCGTAAACCCTGGGAGGATATCCTGTTTGTTAAATTTCTACTGCTGACCACAATGCTGACTACCTGTTTTTATCTGATGTTCAGGGTAGTTCCACTGTTTTATAAAGAAGTATGGCACATCAATGAGTTTAAAATTGGGTTGATTCTCGGAATGAATGGTTTGATTATCGCTCTTTTTGAAATGGTCATGATCAGCCGGATTGAAAATAAGCGTTCTCCTATCCATTATATTGTTAAAGGGGTTTTGTTTATCGGCGGTGCCTATATTGTACTGTTATTACCTGGAATTACTCCGGTTACGGTAGCTGTTTTGTCTGTGCTGCTGTTTACGATCGGAGAAATGTTTGCCCTGCCATTTATCAATACTTTTGTCATGAGCAGGACAAATGAGTTTAACCGGGGTCAGTACGCTGCGGGCTATACACTGAGCTGGTCTGTTTCGCAGGTAATCGGGCCGTCGGCCGGATTTTATCTGGCAGAAAAATATGGGTATAACTGGCTTTGGATCATGTTAATTTTGCTCCTGGTCTTTTGTGCGTCAGGATTTAAATTATTAAAGCATAAAATGGAATAA
- a CDS encoding spondin domain-containing protein, translating to MNSSKNNWLWLFAAILPLTFTACKKDAVTPVPSNKTTITVENVLNSSSLVESGTFQGTGTPPVILPGQAVSFRFSASVGQAVTFASMYGWSNDLFFAPANPGIQLYDQNKKPVEGDVSAQIKLWDNGTRINQKPGMAVNHPGIAENNPVTEVNGKDAQGNTYLPASSLVKATLKYEGDSYFTLTLLNISGGTANETPLSPGVWAISYIAGGKLLNSAPVFTAGQPTANGLTQLAEAGNNAPLYTYIKSNTGIFTPLSPILVVVYNGITNPIYKIGEKDRGEGLKELAQQGNAAILAAALKGRTGVKNVYILPAPGSTVLLPVIGNQPGGSVSQELTVNKGDRIAIATMYGFSNDWFFASAENGSDATQTADISGSIQLFDNGTAVDQFPGAGNTQFNLGGATAATSNIIGEVPNPNPFTTLPSISNIIKVKINVN from the coding sequence ATGAATTCATCAAAAAATAATTGGTTATGGCTATTTGCAGCCATTTTACCCCTGACTTTTACCGCTTGTAAAAAAGACGCTGTTACTCCCGTACCGAGTAATAAAACAACTATTACAGTAGAAAATGTATTAAACTCTTCCAGCCTGGTTGAGTCAGGTACTTTTCAGGGAACAGGCACACCACCGGTCATCCTTCCGGGGCAAGCAGTCTCTTTCAGGTTTTCGGCATCTGTGGGGCAGGCCGTCACCTTCGCATCCATGTATGGCTGGTCCAATGATCTGTTCTTTGCACCGGCAAATCCAGGCATTCAGCTCTATGACCAGAATAAAAAACCTGTCGAAGGAGATGTTTCAGCACAAATCAAACTATGGGATAACGGAACCAGGATAAATCAAAAACCAGGTATGGCAGTTAACCATCCGGGTATTGCAGAGAATAATCCGGTGACAGAAGTAAATGGTAAGGACGCACAGGGAAATACCTATCTGCCGGCATCATCACTGGTTAAAGCAACCTTGAAATATGAAGGCGATTCCTATTTCACCCTGACTTTACTGAATATTTCTGGTGGTACCGCCAATGAAACACCTTTAAGTCCAGGCGTATGGGCTATATCTTATATAGCCGGAGGTAAACTACTCAACTCCGCTCCTGTATTTACTGCCGGACAGCCAACCGCCAATGGCCTGACTCAACTTGCTGAGGCAGGTAATAATGCTCCTTTGTATACCTATATTAAAAGCAATACAGGAATATTTACTCCACTATCCCCAATCCTCGTAGTTGTTTATAATGGTATTACCAACCCTATTTATAAAATTGGTGAAAAGGATCGCGGAGAAGGCCTGAAAGAATTAGCTCAGCAGGGAAATGCAGCTATACTGGCCGCAGCATTGAAAGGCCGGACCGGAGTTAAAAATGTATACATATTACCTGCTCCTGGATCAACCGTTCTGCTGCCTGTAATTGGCAATCAGCCTGGCGGTAGTGTTTCACAAGAACTTACAGTAAATAAAGGTGATAGGATTGCCATAGCCACAATGTATGGTTTTTCTAATGACTGGTTTTTCGCTTCCGCCGAAAACGGTTCAGATGCCACACAAACAGCAGATATCTCTGGCTCTATTCAACTATTTGATAATGGGACAGCTGTCGATCAGTTTCCCGGAGCCGGAAACACACAATTTAATCTTGGAGGAGCTACTGCAGCAACCAGTAATATAATTGGTGAGGTACCCAATCCTAATCCCTTCACCACTTTACCATCCATCAGTAATATAATCAAAGTGAAAATTAATGTGAATTAA
- a CDS encoding ABC transporter ATP-binding protein, with amino-acid sequence MKHLRFLNKHFYKYKWWIIPGVFFVIISNIFGVIPAQVIGHAFNLITENIQVYYLFNGFERQQIIYDIFSYSLFYFGSLVLILYLIRGLFLFFMRQTLILMSRHIEYDMKNEIYAHYQKLSLGFYRRNNTGDLMNRATEDVNRVRMYVGPAIMYTINTLVLFLLIITSMYSVNARLATFCLLPLPLLVIIIYFVNTQINNKSEQIQEQLSGLSSFVQERFSGIRVIKSYVREDYTREIFARESSNYKSSAMGLVRVQALFYPTMLLLVGLSTILTVYIGGEQVINGSITAGNIAEFIVYVNQLTFPVTMLGWVTTLIQRASASQKRINEFLELQPDIRTGDAPATEFNGNIRFDQVSFTYQDTGIKAIQNISFDIKAGQFVAIIGRTGSGKSTLANLIMRMYDTDSGQISIDGTALKKVNLNSFRNQVGFVPQEVFLFSDNIKNNIAFGLDQVTDLEVETAARNAAVYHNIMDFELKFDTMLGERGITLSGGQKQRVSIARALIKEPKILIFDDCLSAVDTKTEEEILNNLGNVMKGKTSILIAHRISTIKKADKILVLEEGRIAEQGTHDELINLHGIYEEMYQNQLLEEENKSL; translated from the coding sequence ATGAAGCACCTTCGTTTTTTAAATAAACATTTCTATAAATATAAATGGTGGATCATACCCGGGGTGTTTTTCGTAATTATCTCTAATATTTTCGGTGTAATTCCGGCCCAGGTAATCGGACATGCTTTTAATCTGATTACTGAAAATATCCAGGTATACTACCTGTTTAACGGGTTTGAAAGACAGCAGATCATTTATGACATCTTTAGTTACAGCCTGTTTTATTTTGGTTCACTCGTACTTATTCTCTATCTGATCAGAGGGTTATTCCTCTTTTTCATGCGTCAGACACTTATTTTAATGTCCAGGCATATTGAATATGATATGAAGAATGAAATTTATGCACATTATCAGAAACTGAGCCTGGGCTTTTACCGCCGTAATAATACAGGCGATTTAATGAACCGTGCAACAGAAGATGTAAACAGGGTGAGAATGTACGTGGGCCCGGCAATTATGTACACCATCAATACACTGGTTTTATTTCTGCTGATTATTACTTCGATGTATTCAGTTAATGCCAGACTTGCAACTTTCTGTTTGCTGCCGCTCCCATTACTGGTGATCATTATATATTTTGTGAATACCCAGATCAATAACAAAAGCGAGCAGATCCAGGAACAGCTTTCCGGTTTGTCAAGTTTTGTACAGGAAAGATTTTCAGGTATCCGTGTAATTAAATCATATGTCCGGGAAGATTATACCCGCGAGATCTTTGCCAGAGAGAGCAGCAATTATAAAAGCAGCGCTATGGGCCTTGTTCGCGTACAGGCACTCTTTTACCCCACCATGCTGCTTTTAGTTGGTCTGAGCACCATACTTACTGTATATATAGGTGGAGAACAGGTCATCAACGGTTCTATCACTGCTGGTAATATTGCGGAGTTCATTGTCTACGTCAATCAGCTTACTTTCCCGGTAACCATGCTGGGATGGGTAACCACACTTATTCAGCGTGCCTCCGCTTCCCAGAAAAGAATCAATGAGTTTCTGGAATTACAACCAGATATCAGAACCGGAGACGCACCAGCTACCGAGTTCAACGGGAATATCAGATTTGACCAGGTTAGTTTTACCTATCAGGATACAGGTATCAAAGCTATACAAAATATAAGTTTTGATATTAAAGCCGGACAGTTTGTTGCGATTATTGGCCGTACCGGGTCTGGAAAATCAACGCTGGCCAATCTCATTATGAGGATGTATGATACAGATTCCGGTCAGATTTCCATTGATGGAACAGCCCTAAAAAAGGTAAATCTGAATTCATTCAGAAATCAAGTCGGTTTCGTTCCGCAAGAAGTTTTTCTCTTTTCAGATAATATCAAAAATAACATTGCCTTTGGTCTGGACCAGGTCACAGATCTGGAAGTAGAAACCGCTGCCCGAAATGCGGCCGTATACCACAATATAATGGATTTTGAGCTAAAGTTTGACACTATGCTCGGAGAGCGTGGCATTACCTTATCCGGTGGTCAGAAACAACGTGTATCTATCGCCAGAGCGTTGATCAAAGAGCCTAAAATATTGATTTTCGATGATTGTCTTTCAGCAGTCGATACCAAAACTGAGGAAGAAATCTTAAATAACCTGGGTAATGTCATGAAAGGAAAGACAAGCATATTAATTGCCCACAGGATTTCCACTATCAAAAAAGCAGACAAAATTTTAGTTCTTGAAGAAGGGAGAATCGCAGAGCAAGGTACTCACGATGAACTAATTAACCTTCATGGAATTTATGAAGAAATGTATCAAAATCAGTTATTGGAGGAAGAAAATAAATCTCTTTAA
- a CDS encoding S41 family peptidase gives MKLKFLLVFFVSSGLISSLTYGQEKETLLLRTPSISKNHIAFAYAGDIWVANRDGSSPRRLTVNPAVEQNPVISPDERNIAFTGNYDGNQDVYVVPIEGGTPKRLTYHPAGDVIRGWVNNNEVYFTSTRSFEYGFNSRLYRVGLKGGEAKVLPMPEATQGSASPDGRQWAYIKNLDPTERPGVAFKRYRGGGMPDIWLFDMKTNEIEVLPGAKSNNIKPQWIGNKIFFISDRNHTQNIFSYDIQTKKTEQITQYKEYDVKWLSGDGTSLAYEQAGSIYTMDPLTGQSVKLKILIEADIPYKRARYESIDRDITDMDLSPTGKRAVFQSRGEIFSIPKEKGDIRNISKSPGSHERSPGWSPNGKWISYISDVKGNYQLVLRDQLAEKEPLYFKLGESGFYFGLTWSPDSKKLFYSDSHLNLFYIDIDSRKIVTVANDKLGSTTNRTSNYFYSSWSADSQWISYVKTLENGNTAVFIYNLASGKSSQVTDGIGNAGPTVFSRDGKYLFFTASTNIGLGNSGLHMTAYDRPNTSSVYAVLLSKQTPSLFTTESDEEAEGKAEQKKERIENAKRDKNKKAELKDTVVNVKVDLDGISNRIVALPLPAGDYGDLNGNISGKLLYVNGGGIKAFDLKTLKDSMLIPGTVFYTVSYDGKSILYRAGSDYFIVDASHKPQPDEGKLNLGSGKIYIDPVAEWKQTFDEVWRLEKDYFYAENMHGNDWDAVKKKYEKFLPFVGHREDLTYLFGEMLGELVVGHSYIRGGDQPKAANVDVGMLGADYETDHGYYKVSKIFSALSWNPNLKAPLMEPGLNIENGIYILAVNGEPVTTDRSIYSYFENTTGKQVRLKINTKPGLDGAKEVTVVPISFAAETDLRRMNWMEAKRKKVDELSGGKIAYIYMMDTGSDGYTSFNRYYFSQMDKKALLIDERNNRGGSVADYVVDLLNRDIISYWGIRDGKSFTTPGNGIFGPKAMIINEYAGSGGDMMPYMFHYKKLGKLVGRTTMGILVGISGYPSLIDGGTVTAPNFGIYGTDGKWIIENQGVAPDVFVEQKPKDLIEGRDPQLETTVKILLEEMKTYPYKEVKKPADPDRAHQ, from the coding sequence ATGAAACTCAAATTTTTATTAGTTTTTTTCGTGTCTTCAGGCTTAATATCTTCATTAACCTATGGTCAGGAGAAAGAAACCTTATTACTCAGAACTCCTTCAATCAGTAAAAACCATATTGCTTTTGCTTATGCGGGTGATATATGGGTGGCTAATCGCGATGGAAGTTCTCCGCGACGCCTTACTGTTAATCCTGCTGTTGAGCAGAATCCGGTTATCTCTCCTGATGAGCGCAACATTGCTTTTACGGGTAATTATGATGGTAATCAGGATGTGTACGTGGTTCCTATTGAAGGGGGCACACCAAAAAGACTGACTTATCACCCGGCCGGAGATGTAATTCGTGGCTGGGTAAACAATAATGAGGTGTATTTTACTTCTACACGCAGTTTTGAATATGGTTTTAACTCCCGTTTATATCGTGTAGGTCTGAAAGGGGGAGAGGCGAAAGTATTACCTATGCCGGAGGCAACGCAAGGTTCAGCATCGCCCGATGGCAGACAATGGGCTTATATTAAAAATTTAGATCCTACTGAACGGCCGGGAGTTGCTTTTAAACGGTATCGCGGAGGTGGAATGCCTGATATCTGGCTCTTTGATATGAAAACAAATGAAATAGAAGTGCTTCCGGGTGCTAAGTCAAATAATATCAAGCCGCAGTGGATTGGTAACAAGATCTTTTTTATTTCAGACAGGAATCATACGCAGAATATATTCAGCTATGATATACAAACTAAAAAAACTGAACAGATTACGCAATACAAAGAGTACGACGTAAAATGGTTGTCCGGTGATGGCACTAGCCTGGCTTATGAGCAGGCAGGAAGTATTTATACAATGGATCCGCTTACTGGTCAAAGTGTTAAGCTGAAAATATTAATTGAGGCTGATATTCCCTATAAGCGTGCAAGATATGAAAGTATAGACCGGGATATTACTGATATGGATCTTTCTCCTACTGGTAAACGTGCTGTATTTCAGAGTCGTGGTGAGATCTTCAGCATACCTAAAGAAAAGGGAGATATCAGAAATATTTCTAAATCTCCGGGTTCTCATGAACGTTCCCCTGGCTGGTCACCTAACGGAAAATGGATTTCGTATATATCTGATGTGAAAGGAAATTATCAGCTGGTACTGAGAGATCAGCTGGCAGAAAAGGAACCGTTGTATTTCAAGCTTGGAGAGTCTGGATTTTATTTTGGCCTGACCTGGTCACCGGATAGCAAGAAGTTATTCTATTCGGATAGCCATCTGAATCTTTTTTATATAGATATAGATAGCCGTAAAATTGTAACGGTTGCAAATGATAAACTGGGTTCAACTACGAACAGAACCAGTAATTATTTTTATTCTTCCTGGTCGGCCGATTCTCAATGGATCTCTTATGTGAAAACACTGGAAAATGGAAATACAGCTGTTTTTATTTATAATCTGGCTTCCGGAAAGTCATCTCAGGTAACTGACGGAATTGGCAATGCGGGCCCGACAGTATTTAGCCGGGATGGTAAATATCTGTTTTTTACAGCGAGTACAAATATTGGTCTGGGAAACAGTGGTTTGCATATGACTGCTTATGACCGGCCTAATACCAGCAGTGTTTATGCTGTATTATTATCAAAGCAAACGCCTTCACTGTTTACTACTGAAAGTGATGAAGAGGCAGAGGGGAAAGCTGAGCAGAAAAAAGAAAGAATTGAAAATGCCAAGCGTGATAAAAATAAAAAGGCAGAGCTGAAAGATACTGTAGTTAATGTTAAGGTTGATCTGGATGGGATAAGTAATCGTATAGTTGCACTGCCATTGCCTGCAGGGGATTATGGTGATTTGAACGGAAATATCAGCGGCAAACTATTATATGTGAACGGGGGCGGGATCAAAGCTTTTGATCTGAAAACTTTAAAGGATAGTATGCTGATTCCGGGCACTGTATTTTATACAGTCAGCTATGATGGGAAAAGTATATTATACCGTGCCGGTTCTGATTATTTTATAGTTGATGCTTCGCATAAACCACAGCCTGATGAGGGGAAACTAAACCTGGGTTCCGGGAAGATCTATATTGATCCTGTGGCTGAGTGGAAGCAGACATTTGATGAGGTCTGGCGCCTGGAGAAGGATTATTTTTATGCGGAGAATATGCATGGGAATGACTGGGATGCGGTAAAAAAGAAATATGAAAAATTCCTTCCTTTTGTCGGTCACCGCGAAGATCTTACTTATCTGTTTGGTGAAATGCTGGGGGAACTGGTTGTTGGACATAGTTATATCAGAGGTGGGGATCAGCCTAAAGCGGCTAATGTGGATGTGGGGATGCTGGGAGCAGACTATGAAACGGATCACGGTTATTATAAAGTATCGAAGATATTCAGTGCTTTATCCTGGAATCCGAATTTAAAGGCGCCGTTGATGGAGCCTGGATTGAATATTGAAAATGGGATATATATACTGGCAGTTAATGGTGAACCGGTAACTACTGATCGTAGTATTTATAGTTACTTTGAAAATACTACCGGGAAACAGGTGAGATTGAAAATTAATACAAAACCTGGATTGGACGGGGCTAAAGAGGTGACCGTGGTTCCAATTTCCTTTGCTGCTGAGACAGATCTTCGTCGCATGAACTGGATGGAAGCTAAACGTAAAAAAGTGGATGAACTGAGTGGTGGTAAAATTGCGTATATCTATATGATGGATACGGGTAGTGATGGCTACACGAGTTTTAACCGCTATTATTTTTCTCAGATGGATAAGAAAGCATTATTGATAGATGAACGCAATAATCGCGGCGGATCGGTAGCGGATTATGTGGTAGATCTGCTCAACCGTGACATCATCAGTTATTGGGGGATACGTGATGGAAAAAGTTTTACAACACCAGGTAATGGAATCTTTGGCCCGAAAGCAATGATCATCAATGAATATGCCGGGTCTGGTGGTGATATGATGCCATATATGTTTCACTATAAGAAATTAGGTAAACTGGTTGGCCGGACAACAATGGGAATATTAGTCGGTATCAGTGGTTATCCTTCTTTAATTGACGGAGGGACTGTTACTGCACCTAATTTTGGTATCTACGGAACTGACGGAAAATGGATTATTGAGAACCAGGGAGTAGCACCTGATGTTTTTGTTGAACAAAAACCTAAAGATCTGATTGAGGGAAGAGACCCGCAGTTAGAAACTACGGTTAAAATCTTACTGGAAGAAATGAAAACATATCCGTATAAGGAAGTAAAGAAGCCTGCTGATCCTGACAGAGCACATCAGTAG
- a CDS encoding DUF3276 family protein yields MGEFDNKEREEVFSKKVRAGKRTYFFDVKATRSGDYYLTLTESKKRLEDGVFVKHKIFLYKEDFEKFAEGLNETVDYIKNHQEVVEKRYEYSENHEGASKGQNDDFSF; encoded by the coding sequence ATGGGAGAATTTGACAACAAAGAGAGAGAAGAGGTTTTTTCTAAAAAAGTAAGGGCCGGTAAAAGAACTTATTTTTTCGACGTTAAAGCAACACGTTCAGGAGATTATTATTTAACTCTGACTGAAAGCAAGAAAAGACTGGAAGACGGCGTATTTGTAAAACATAAGATCTTTTTATACAAAGAAGATTTTGAGAAGTTTGCTGAAGGATTAAACGAAACAGTTGATTATATTAAAAATCATCAGGAAGTAGTTGAAAAACGCTATGAGTACTCAGAAAACCATGAAGGTGCTTCAAAAGGCCAGAATGACGATTTTTCTTTCTAG
- a CDS encoding leucine-rich repeat domain-containing protein, with translation MKKLSTFALLCLSFASYAQLPKVLTSLDSVFKPKETIALDLSNQKFKEIPKEIFTFSNLKSLDLSGNDIKVVPGDIKKLSSLEVLKLDSNAISSISPEILKLKNLKGLSLGNNKSLGEQSVLEAIVYLKNINDAAVADALLKAADGNLLKPVSELRGDKLPIWKSTTHSFGFVNHTGTGATISDATKITADAGLKNSAIKLTLDLLYVEDYPGSGRHRVLIAFSGKNQINDDTREQVNYAVTKTVQEGQFAGTKSVPMVVGLRVGKEGVEFKCSTTNVKNENDEKMMEIMDSEVASDGLKLLSTVNPVIPIVSNLVSGIGKMFLTRNENKLIQDFNFGLDFGTNATKAKLAEGSYIVAQTGEDTFKWSDWKISDTNGNIVSKTNPDLRLPYNYLVFSISKVQL, from the coding sequence ATGAAAAAACTCTCAACATTTGCATTGCTGTGCCTGTCTTTTGCCAGTTATGCCCAGCTACCAAAAGTCCTCACTTCTTTAGATTCTGTTTTCAAGCCAAAGGAGACTATTGCGCTGGATCTGAGTAATCAGAAATTTAAAGAAATCCCAAAGGAGATATTTACGTTTTCAAATTTAAAATCTCTTGATTTGAGTGGAAACGATATTAAAGTAGTCCCCGGAGATATAAAAAAACTAAGCTCACTGGAAGTGCTTAAACTGGACAGCAACGCTATTTCTTCTATATCACCAGAAATATTAAAACTCAAGAACTTAAAAGGGCTTTCATTGGGAAACAACAAATCATTGGGTGAACAAAGTGTACTTGAGGCTATTGTTTATTTAAAGAATATCAATGATGCGGCTGTTGCAGATGCTTTGCTGAAAGCTGCAGATGGAAATCTGCTGAAACCGGTTTCAGAGTTAAGAGGAGATAAACTTCCTATCTGGAAATCCACTACGCATAGTTTTGGTTTTGTAAACCATACCGGCACCGGAGCAACTATTTCTGATGCAACGAAGATTACCGCTGATGCTGGGCTTAAGAATTCAGCGATTAAGCTTACACTGGATCTGCTATACGTAGAAGATTATCCAGGTAGTGGCAGACATCGTGTGCTGATTGCTTTTTCTGGCAAAAACCAGATTAATGATGATACCAGAGAACAAGTGAATTATGCCGTGACCAAAACAGTTCAGGAAGGCCAGTTTGCAGGAACAAAATCAGTACCAATGGTAGTTGGGCTCAGAGTGGGAAAAGAAGGGGTTGAATTTAAATGTTCTACTACTAATGTAAAGAATGAAAATGATGAAAAAATGATGGAAATAATGGATAGTGAGGTGGCTAGTGATGGATTGAAGTTGCTGAGTACAGTAAATCCAGTGATCCCGATTGTTTCTAACCTGGTGTCTGGAATTGGTAAAATGTTTCTCACCAGAAATGAGAATAAATTAATACAGGATTTCAATTTTGGGTTGGATTTCGGAACCAATGCAACAAAAGCAAAGCTGGCTGAAGGGAGTTATATTGTTGCACAAACCGGAGAGGATACATTTAAATGGTCTGACTGGAAGATTTCTGATACTAATGGGAATATAGTGTCCAAAACTAATCCCGATCTAAGATTACCTTATAATTATCTGGTTTTCTCTATCTCGAAAGTACAATTATAA